GTATGTAGGCTTTAAGCCCACGGTCCCGCACAGACTCGCCGGCTGACGAATTGATCCGCCGGTGTCTGTGCCGAGGGCTGCCACGCAAAGGCCTCCCGCCACGGCTGCTGCCGACCCTCCGCTGGAACCGCCCGGGATTCGTTCAAGGTCCCAGGGGTTCTTCGTAACCTGGAAGGATGAGTTCTCAGTGGATGATCCCATGGCAAATTCGTCCATGTTGAGTCTTCCGAGATGGACAAAACCGCGCTCCTTCATTCTGCGAATCACCGTCGCGTCATAGGGCGCTATAAATCCGCGAAGGATCTGTGATGCGCAGGTCGTCTCCATGCCGCGCGTACAGAGGATGTCCTTAATGCCGAGAGGAATGCCCGTAAGGAGATTGCCCTCGCCATGTGCGAGTTTCTTGTCGGCCTCTTCCGCCATGCTGATCGCGAGATCTTCCGTCACCCGCAGATACGCCTGGAGCGCGCCATCATGTTTCTTCATCCGCTCCAGGTAGAATTTTGTCAGTTCGACGGATGTGATCTCTCTTTTTGCGAGCAGATTACCCAGATCCACTATATTCTTTTCGAGAAGTTCTCCCATTTTCTTATTCCGCCTCTATAATAGGAGGGACCTTGAAAAAAGAGCCCTTCCTTTCCGGTGCGTTTCCCACCGAAGCCTCAACCGAAAACGATTCCACCACCTGATCCTCCCTGAACACATTCACGTTGGGAATTGCGTGGGTTGTCGGCTCCACGCCTGACGTGTCGAGAGAATTGAGTTTATCCATATATTCCAGTATTGAATCAAGCTGGGACGTGTAGCGGTCGATCTCGTCCGGGTCAAGCTCAAGCCTGCCCAGATGAGCGACGTATTCGATGACATCCTTTGTTACTTTCACAGTTCCTCCTAATTTTCGGTTACCGGTTCACGGTTATCGGTTCACCGTTACTCGTCTTATTGACGACTGCAAACCGGAAACCGTCAACTGTAAACTGGCAACTCGTTTTCATTCGCATACCGCTGCTGCCTTGATTAGATCGCCCCTCGTGACAATCCCTACGAGCCTCCCGCTTTCGACCACCGGTATTCTGTTGATCCTCTTCTCCACCATCAGCCTTGCCACCTGCGTCGCTGACTCGGTTGGCGACACCGAAATCACGTTACTCGTCATGACATCTTTCACCAGTATATCCTGGATCGATCCTTCTTTCACCGCCCTCAGCACATCCGTTTGAGTGATGATTCCCGCGAGAGCCCCCTTCTCTGTGACGGGCATACCGGCTATGTGAAAGAGTTCAAACTTATTAATAATGACCGGCAACTTCTCAGAAGGGTGACATGTCACTACATTCTTGTTCATGACCTCTGCGACCTTCATGCTAACCTCCTTAGAACGGTTGTCCGAACAACAAAATCTCATTAACATATTTCTGGAAAGACTCCACAACCCGCATATACTTGCGCAGCCTTCCCGCTTCGTCGGCGTCAAGCAAGTCAGGGTTAATATGATTTGCGTTTGCACCGTCAGGCTCACTGATCTGGTTAGTCACCCTCAAGCTGACAAAGAGAAGATACGCGTCAACGAGTTCCTCTTCCACCTCACGTTTTATGATATTCATCTCCCGCAACGTTCTTACTCGCTTGAGCGTACCGGTATAGGCGACTCCCTGGGCGAGCGCAAGCGCCCTGACCGACATGATCAACGGCGCCCAGCCATGAAGCTTTATGTTGAGCTTCCCCTTGTTTTCTCCTTCTGCTTCGACTTTGAATCTCCCGAAAAAGCCCAGTGCCGTCGGCATGAGCACGGCAGACTGCGTCAGGTCTTTCATGATGACACGGTTCTCATGCAACATCGTTTGGAATCGCTCAACGAACACATCGAGGATGTCCTTCGCACCGAAGACGTGCCTGGCATCGGAGAGAATAATAAGATCAAGCAGCTCGAGAGTCTTTTTATCTTCAGTGAGAGTTTCTTCCAGTCTCTTCTGCCAGTCGGCGCGAGAACCTCGCCATTTCTCATTTGAAGGCATGATCCCGCCCTTGCACTTGCTGAAACCCACTGTGTCAAGCCTCTCTACAGCCCTCTCGGCTAGCTCCTTGAAATATGAATCAGCACGTCCCGCGGCCCCGGTTTCGTAGATAAGCATATTGTCTTGATCGGTCACAAACGTCTGCTCGTTCCTTCCTTCACTGCCCAGCCCTACCCATGAGTATTCCACGGGAGGCCTCCCCAAGCCTTCACGCTCCAATTCCCTCTCTATTAACGAAAGCACACGGCCCGTAATAGCGTCTCTTATGGTACCAAAAAGGTCGTGCACATCTACGATGGTTTGCTCTTCGAGGAAGTAATTCTTCACTCCGGCGACAGACCGGCGGTGCTGCTGCCCCAGCTCTTCATAGGTCTTAGCAGCCTGTATAGAGTTCAGCATCGAGGAGAGCTCTGCCTCAAACGTCTCATAGTCCCGCATCGCCTGGTAAAGCTTCTCCCGCAAGGCCGAAAGCATGTGGTAGCGGTCATGCCTGAGAAGAGTTTTCTCGCGCATTGCTTGCTGGTACTCAGATGCAAAACGCTCGACAATGGAAAAATTGAGCGGCATGTCTAGACCTGTTTTTTACATTCTTGATCTTGGAGAACTATGCTTTTGCTTGACCCTTGCGCTTGATCCTTAACCCTGATTATGCCTTCAGCAAGCCCTCCAGCGCGCCTCTGTTTCCGACAAGCTTCTCCCGCTTCTGACAGAGATCCTGGTGGAGCATCTCCTCTTTCTTGATGACTTCCGGAGGGGCTTTTTCGCGGAATGCTTCGTTGTTGATCTTCTTGAATGTTCTCTCGATTTCCGGCCCGATCTTTCCCAGCTCCTTATCTATTCTCCCTATTTCCCGGACTATTATTTGCGGGTCCTTGATGGGAATAAAGACTTCTACGTCTTCGTGTATGCCTATTGCAGCGCGTCCCGATACACCCTCTGTCACAAAGAGGAGTTCCTCGACCTTCGCGAGTTCCTTGATGTAGTATGCATATTCTTCAAGCAACGCGGCGTGACCGTGGGCGCGCAGGTGCGCATCAATCCTCACGTTGGGCGCAAAGCCCATCTCACCGCGAATATTTCTTATTACATCAATAACACCCATCAGAATGTTCATGCCTTCCTCGGCCTGCTCGTCTACCTCTCCCTGATTGTATCGGGGGAATTGCTCGATCACGATACTCTCGGATTCTCTGCGGGGCATTTTTTGGTATATCTCTTCAGTGATGAACGGCATGAAGGGGTGGAGAAACCTGAGGATGTCGAGAAAGGTATCGTGCAGAATCGAGGCGGTTGCCTTCGCATCACATTGGGTGACTTTCCCGTAGAGGTTTGGCTTTACAAGCTCGAGGTACCAGTCGCAGAACTCGTGCCAGACAAAACTGTGGAGTGTCAGTGCCGCTTCGCTGTAACGGTAGGCGTTTAAGCTCTCCTCCACTTCCTGGGCCACCCTCCGAATGCGGGACCGTATCCAGCGGTCCGGAAGGAAGGATGAGGTGACCTTGCCAGCCGCCACGTCTTTACCCTCGAGCAATGCCGTGGTTAGGCGGGAGGCGTTCCACAGCTTGTTTACAAAATTGCGCCCTCCCTCGATACGCTCCTCAGAAAGGAGCACATCGCGGCCCTGGGCTGCAAGCATCGCAAGGGTAAATCTGAAGGCATCGGTGCCGTACTGATCGAGCATCAGGAGAGGATCGATGACGTTGCCTTTGGACTTGCTCATTTTGCGCCCTTCAGCATCACGCACCAGGGCATGTATATATACTTCCCTGAAAGGTACATCACCCATGAAATGAAGGCCCATCATAATCATCCTCGCCACCCAGAAAAAGAGGATGTCGAATCCCGTCACCAGAAGGGACGTCGGGTAGAAGGTACGCAGGTCCTCTGTGCTTTCAGGCCACCCAAGGGTAGAGAAGGGCCACAGTCCCGACGAGAACCAGGTATCAAGCACATCCGATTCCTGCCGCAACGCTCCGTTGCACTGTTCACACGAGGTCGGCTCTTTTCTCGAGACATACATTTTCTGGCAGGCATCGCAATACCAGACCGGTATCCGATGACCCCACCAGATCTGCCGTGATATGCACCAGTCTTTGATATTTTCCATCCACTCGAAGTAAACCTTTTCCCACATCTCTGGAATGATGCGGACCTTGTGAGACCTGACTGCTTCGATAGCCGGAGCCGCGAGCGGCTTCATGGTAACAAACCACTGAAGGGAGAGCATTGGCTCCACTACCGTCTTGCAGCGATAGCATCTTCCTACAACAAGGCCATAATCCTCTATCTTCTCGAGCAGCCCCTCGCGCCCGAGCTCTTCGACAATTTTCGTTCGCGCCTCAAAGCGGTCCATGCCTTTGTAGTGAAAGGCATGGTCATTCATTCTGCCTTCCTCGTCTATCACCTTGACGATATCGAGTGAGTGTATCTTGCCTATCTCAAAATCGTTAAAATCGTGGGCTGGGGTTATCTTGAGAGCCCCCGTTCCGAAGGTCGTGTCCACGTAGGTATCGGCTATCACGGGGATCCGCTTCTTTGCAATCGGAAGGATGACTTCCCTGCCGATGTAATGATGAAAGCGCGGATCATCAGGATTGACCGCGATTGCCGTATCCCCCAGCATCGTCTCGGGCCGTGTTGTGGCAACCGTAACAAAGCCCTCTCCTTCGGCGAGGGGGTAGCGGATGCAGTAGAGATGTCCCTTTGTCTCCTCGTGCTCTACCTCAACGTCCGAAAGAGCAGTCTTACAGCGTGGGCACCAATTGATGATGTAGTTACCGCGGTAAATGAGCCCCTCTTCGTAAAGCCTGACAAAGACCTCGCGCACTGCCCGCGACAGGCCGGCATCCATGGTAAAGCGCTCGCGGGACCAGTCGCATGAGCAACCCAGCCTTTTCAACTGTTCGATGATGGTTCCGCCCGACTTCTCTTTCCACTGCCACACTCGTTCTATAAAGGCCTCTCTCCCCAAAGATTCCGGGGTAAGACCCTCTTTGGCGAGTTCGCGCTCAACAACGTTTTGCGTCGCTATGCCCGCGTGATCCATGCCGGGCAGCCAGAGCGCATTGTAGCCGCTCATTCTCTTGTGCCGCGTGGAGATGTCCTGGAGGGTATTGTTAAGGGCGTGACCCATGTGCAGTACGCCCGTCACGTTTGGCGGCGGTATTACTATGCAGAACGGAGGTTTGTCGGAAACGCTCTCTGCCCTGAAATAACCTTTCTCGAGCCAAAAGCTATACCATTTCCGTTCGACCGGATTTGGTTGGTAGATCTTCTCTGTCATGAACCCGATTCTTTTAGCAGCTTATCTATTTCCTCGCGGATGACTTTCTCTGCTATCTCGTAGAGCACTCGCCGGGTGTAATCCTCTATGAACGTTGACAGAACTGTGGTCAGTCTGTCCACAAATCTCGGCGCCATCTCCTCAACGGTCTGGTTCAAAACCTTCCGCAGTTCCGCCTCCAGTACGGGTGCCATTTCCTCCTTACCCGCAACAGTATGACCGCTGAACTCCCTGGCGAGACTTTCCACCCCGATCCGCATGCCTATATCTTCTTTCACGCCAGCCTCCTCGATAGCCGGTCCTCTTGTCTGTGCTATGGGCTCCTGCACGACCCGTTGTGGTTCAGGCTCGATTACTTCATCCGTGAGAAGCACAACATCATCATCCTTAGCTATTCTCTCATGGACTTTGAAAAAGTTTATTGGTTTTTCTATAACACCTTCGGCCTGAAAACCAAGAAGCTCCGTGCTGTCATTCTCATCCTTCATGAAAAAGAATCGCGCATTGTCGAGAAACCTGTCTTTCTGCAGCTTTCTGTAGACCTCTATCCCACTGCTCTTCGATAGATTGACATTGACTATATAAATGTCAGGACGTTCTGAGGTCAGGAGTCTTTCTATTTCTTTTGCCGAGGCAGCGTAGAGGACATCGTATTTGTCCTCGGAGAATATTATGCGGAAGGCTTCTTTGAGACTTGAGTCCTTGTCGGCAATAAGGATTTTCTTCTTCATCGTGCCCCCCTAGATGGCTATCTTCCAAGGTAGCGGAAGAAATAGTTTTTCGTAAAGATTGAACGCGTACCTGTCTGTCATGCCGGAAAGATAGTCGCAGACGCAGGTGGCGGGCTCATCGTAAAAATCGATCCGACTGGTTTCTTCCAGGAAAGCTTCCGGTTTCTTCAGGAAATAGGCGTAAAGCTCTTCGAGAATCCTCGAGCACTTTTCGAAGTCCTCATGCACGATCCTATTCTCGTACACCCGTTCCCACAGGAAGCCGCGCAGTTCCTCCATCCGCTCTTCAGTCTTTTTCTCTATGCAAATGCCCGTCTCTTCGTTTTCAAGAGAAGCCGAGATGACGCCCCGCACCATCGAATCAATCCTCTGCCCATGTGTCCCGCCAAGAGATTTCACACATTCATCCGGGAGGTCAGAGGGCTCAATCACGTGCCCGCGAATCGCATCGTCCACGTCGTGGTTGGTATACGCGATGACATCGGCTATCCTAACCACTTCGGCTTCGCGGGTGAGGGGCTTATCCCCCTGACTCTTGGCAAGTATATCGCCCTTGCCCTTGGCATGTTTCAAGATACCATCCCGAACCTCGAGGGTGAGATTAAGACCCTGTCCGTCCCGTTCCAGAAAGTCTACGATCCGCAGACTCTGTTCCTGGTGGCTGAAGCCACCCTTGTGTATCCTGTTTAATGCTTCTTCGCCCGCGTGTCCGAAGGGTCCGTGTCCCAGATCGTGACCCAGCGCGATGGCCTCGGTAAGATCTTCGTTCAGGAAGAGGGCCTTTGCAACTGTCCTTGCGATCTGCGAAACCTCCACGGTGTGCGTGAGTCGCGTCCGGTAATGGTCGTCCGTGGGAAAGAGGAACACCTGCGTCTTATGCTTCAGCCTTCGGAATGCTTTACTGTGGATGATCCTGTCCCTGTCATGCTGAAACGCGGGCCGAATATCGCACGGACGCTCCGGCCTTTGCCTCCCCCTCGTCACAGAACTTTTCTGCGCGTACCGGGAAAGCGTACGTTCCTCTCGATCCTCTAACCTTTCTCTCACATTCATAAGATAAAAGAGCGCGACTTGAGCCTAATCTATCACAACAATGGCGCTATTTCAACAGAAGTATCGCTCATTTAGCCATTGCCCGGACCCCGGGTTATTCTGCGTGCACGAGTTCTATCAACGTGACTTTCGGTGGCGCGAGGAACCTGATTGGTGGTCCCCATGTGCCCGAGCCTGCACTCACGTAAAGCGAAGAATTGCGGTCGAGCGCATAGAGACCCGTGTACATGGGATAAAAAAGGCGTACGAAAAACCTGAAAGGGAAAATCTGGCCCTTGTGCAGATGCCCGGAAAGCTGCAGATCAAAACGCCCTAAACTAGCCTGCTCCACATCGGGCCGATGCTTGAGCAGCAGAATAAACCTGCCTCCAGACGGCAGAGCAAGGAGTTTCCCCTCCAGATCGCCGTCACCCTTGATCATGCCCGGTCCTGCCGGGTCGTCCAAACCCACTATCGTCAGGAACTCCCCCACATTGGCGCGCTCTC
This genomic stretch from Syntrophorhabdales bacterium harbors:
- a CDS encoding response regulator, which encodes MKKKILIADKDSSLKEAFRIIFSEDKYDVLYAASAKEIERLLTSERPDIYIVNVNLSKSSGIEVYRKLQKDRFLDNARFFFMKDENDSTELLGFQAEGVIEKPINFFKVHERIAKDDDVVLLTDEVIEPEPQRVVQEPIAQTRGPAIEEAGVKEDIGMRIGVESLAREFSGHTVAGKEEMAPVLEAELRKVLNQTVEEMAPRFVDRLTTVLSTFIEDYTRRVLYEIAEKVIREEIDKLLKESGS
- a CDS encoding DUF294 nucleotidyltransferase-like domain-containing protein; the encoded protein is MPLNFSIVERFASEYQQAMREKTLLRHDRYHMLSALREKLYQAMRDYETFEAELSSMLNSIQAAKTYEELGQQHRRSVAGVKNYFLEEQTIVDVHDLFGTIRDAITGRVLSLIERELEREGLGRPPVEYSWVGLGSEGRNEQTFVTDQDNMLIYETGAAGRADSYFKELAERAVERLDTVGFSKCKGGIMPSNEKWRGSRADWQKRLEETLTEDKKTLELLDLIILSDARHVFGAKDILDVFVERFQTMLHENRVIMKDLTQSAVLMPTALGFFGRFKVEAEGENKGKLNIKLHGWAPLIMSVRALALAQGVAYTGTLKRVRTLREMNIIKREVEEELVDAYLLFVSLRVTNQISEPDGANANHINPDLLDADEAGRLRKYMRVVESFQKYVNEILLFGQPF
- a CDS encoding CBS domain-containing protein, which encodes MKVAEVMNKNVVTCHPSEKLPVIINKFELFHIAGMPVTEKGALAGIITQTDVLRAVKEGSIQDILVKDVMTSNVISVSPTESATQVARLMVEKRINRIPVVESGRLVGIVTRGDLIKAAAVCE
- a CDS encoding valine--tRNA ligase — translated: MTEKIYQPNPVERKWYSFWLEKGYFRAESVSDKPPFCIVIPPPNVTGVLHMGHALNNTLQDISTRHKRMSGYNALWLPGMDHAGIATQNVVERELAKEGLTPESLGREAFIERVWQWKEKSGGTIIEQLKRLGCSCDWSRERFTMDAGLSRAVREVFVRLYEEGLIYRGNYIINWCPRCKTALSDVEVEHEETKGHLYCIRYPLAEGEGFVTVATTRPETMLGDTAIAVNPDDPRFHHYIGREVILPIAKKRIPVIADTYVDTTFGTGALKITPAHDFNDFEIGKIHSLDIVKVIDEEGRMNDHAFHYKGMDRFEARTKIVEELGREGLLEKIEDYGLVVGRCYRCKTVVEPMLSLQWFVTMKPLAAPAIEAVRSHKVRIIPEMWEKVYFEWMENIKDWCISRQIWWGHRIPVWYCDACQKMYVSRKEPTSCEQCNGALRQESDVLDTWFSSGLWPFSTLGWPESTEDLRTFYPTSLLVTGFDILFFWVARMIMMGLHFMGDVPFREVYIHALVRDAEGRKMSKSKGNVIDPLLMLDQYGTDAFRFTLAMLAAQGRDVLLSEERIEGGRNFVNKLWNASRLTTALLEGKDVAAGKVTSSFLPDRWIRSRIRRVAQEVEESLNAYRYSEAALTLHSFVWHEFCDWYLELVKPNLYGKVTQCDAKATASILHDTFLDILRFLHPFMPFITEEIYQKMPRRESESIVIEQFPRYNQGEVDEQAEEGMNILMGVIDVIRNIRGEMGFAPNVRIDAHLRAHGHAALLEEYAYYIKELAKVEELLFVTEGVSGRAAIGIHEDVEVFIPIKDPQIIVREIGRIDKELGKIGPEIERTFKKINNEAFREKAPPEVIKKEEMLHQDLCQKREKLVGNRGALEGLLKA
- a CDS encoding deoxyguanosinetriphosphate triphosphohydrolase: MNVRERLEDREERTLSRYAQKSSVTRGRQRPERPCDIRPAFQHDRDRIIHSKAFRRLKHKTQVFLFPTDDHYRTRLTHTVEVSQIARTVAKALFLNEDLTEAIALGHDLGHGPFGHAGEEALNRIHKGGFSHQEQSLRIVDFLERDGQGLNLTLEVRDGILKHAKGKGDILAKSQGDKPLTREAEVVRIADVIAYTNHDVDDAIRGHVIEPSDLPDECVKSLGGTHGQRIDSMVRGVISASLENEETGICIEKKTEERMEELRGFLWERVYENRIVHEDFEKCSRILEELYAYFLKKPEAFLEETSRIDFYDEPATCVCDYLSGMTDRYAFNLYEKLFLPLPWKIAI
- the gatC gene encoding Asp-tRNA(Asn)/Glu-tRNA(Gln) amidotransferase subunit GatC yields the protein MKVTKDVIEYVAHLGRLELDPDEIDRYTSQLDSILEYMDKLNSLDTSGVEPTTHAIPNVNVFREDQVVESFSVEASVGNAPERKGSFFKVPPIIEAE